One genomic segment of Theobroma cacao cultivar B97-61/B2 chromosome 6, Criollo_cocoa_genome_V2, whole genome shotgun sequence includes these proteins:
- the LOC18595224 gene encoding TMV resistance protein N, with amino-acid sequence MLTSSPSSSSSSSRWKYDVFLSFRGKDTRKGFTDHLYTCLQDHGIITFRDDEKLEQGESVAQKLLEAIRESWCSVIVFSETYASSSWCLKELVEILKQKDERGHKVFPVFYHIDPSDLRKQTENVKEAFAKHEDRYNQDKTQSWRDALSKAADISGWHLKDSSESQFIRGIVKEISKKLVSIRSRVPNNLIGIRSRLDELYDKIKFGKDGVRIVGICGMGGIGKTTLASVVYTQMSGYFEGKCFLAGVREVAMKFGLVSLQEKLLSKIFPGENFQFTSVYDGIEIIRRRLRHKKVLVVIDDADNMQHFKCLAEERDWFGLGSRIIITSRDEQLLRAYGVHDVYNPTTLDDFEALRLLSLKAFKSDTPKDDFMSPSQSVVKYAGGLPLALEVLGSFLCGRDADQWRHAIDRLKSEPEEEIHSRLTISFDGLKEKEKNIFLDIAHFFEGWDRFIVTKILDGCGYRAGIGLPVLIERSLITLEDNKIWMHDLLQEMGRNIVRQKSPNEPGKRCRLSEESDVHQVLTQNSGTEAIEGMVINSTIWEQKETFTLNADAFSKMKKLRLLMVHDLLKSCDLTYLSNELRLLEWSGWPLKSLPWDFQPDNLVTLLLPDSCIQQLWNGDRLLNKLKFLDLQGSRKLIRTPDFTRIKNLESLNLEGCTNLVQVHPSIAFLPKLKLLNLRNCVSLRSLSISNDMESLETLILAGCKNLKRFSEIIGKREHLLELHLDGTSVEELPPSAGNLSSLKVLNLSGCSVLENSPPSFLQRIYKKGCEVLLSSLNPMLLKKGSNFMALTLPCLSSLSSLRELNISGMNLCEGDLPGDICCLSSLEELILNHNNFVSLPANLSQLTKLYCLQLMGCSKLETLPQLPSSVQGLMLDGCTSLQRVPNLTNPHNPSWVTWFYGVNCFKLAANNNALRMLKGYLKTFANAGTRVDIVIPGSEIFEWFNHQSEKCSIMIPILQNDVQWMGFALCCVVVPASNNVDWTEEDITCRVTIHFEDLTFKSCTHWIGFNTQTSKDHLCLWYLPVEKLLHDQFGNLQSRDWIQSCIGIEFLFDIDGMGNKVNKCGARLVYPSDLEDLDPIVEQPSKKRKRYNKDTIDGSTGCKNLKRISEITGKMKHLRDLHLDGTSMEELPSSVGNLSSLKVLNLSGCSVLENSPPSFLQRIYKKGCEVLLSSLNPMLLKKGSNFMALTLPCLSSLSSLRELNISGMNLCEGDLPSDICCLSSLEELILSHNNFVSLPANLSQLTKLYCLQLMGCSKLETLPQLPSSVQGLMLDGCTSLQRVPNPTNPHNPSWVTWFYGVNCFKFAANNNALRMLKGYLKTYANARIRLDIVIPGSEIFEWFSHQSEKCSIMIPILQNDIQWIGVALCCVLVPASNNVDWTEEEIPCITRIHFEDLTVESRTDTIAFNTQTSKDHLWLWYLPVEYLLHDQFGNLQSRDWIQSCMGIEFLFDTSGIGNKVNKCGARLVYPSDLEDLDPIVEQPSKKRKRYNKDTIDGSTG; translated from the exons ATGTTGACTTCCTCTCCCTCATCATCTTCGTCTTCTTCTCGATGGAAATATGATGTTTTCTTGAGCTTTAGAGGTAAAGATACTCGCAAGGGTTTCACAGATCATCTTTATACTTGTTTACAAGATCATGGAATCATCACTTTTAGAGATGACGAAAAGCTTGAACAAGGGGAATCCGTCGCACAAAAGCTCCTTGAAGCAATTAGAGAATCATGGTGTTCAGTCATTGTTTTTTCAGAAACGTATGCTTCTTCAAGTTGGTGCCTAAAGGAGCTTGTCGAGATTCTTAAACAGAAAGATGAAAGGGGACATAAGGTTTTTCCTGTTTTCTATCATATCGATCCATCTGATTTACGGAAACAGACAGAAAACGTTAAAGAAGCCTTTGCTAAACATGAAGATAGATATAATCAAGACAAGACGCAAAGCTGGCGAGATGCTTTATCTAAAGCAGCTGATATCAGTGGATGGCATTTAAAGGATAG TTCTGAGTCACAATTCATTAGAGGAATCGTTAAAGAGATATCGAAAAAGTTAGTTTCAATACGTTCAAGAGTTCCTAATAACTTGATTGGAATTCGTTCACGTTTGGATGAGCTGtatgacaaaataaaatttgggAAAGATGGTGTCCGCATTGTAGGAATTTGCGGAATGGGTGGCATAGGTAAAACAACTCTTGCAAGTGTTGTTTATACCCAGATGTCCGGTTATTTTGAAGGTAAATGCTTTCTTGCTGGTGTTCGAGAAGTTGCAATGAAATTCGGACTTGTTTCTTTACAAGAAAAGCTTCTTTCTAAGATATTTCCTGGAGAAAATTTTCAGTTTACTAGTGTTTATGACGGAATTGAAATTATAAGACGTAGGCTACGTCATAAAAAGGTTCTTGTTGTTATTGATGATGCGGATAACATGCAGCATTTCAAATGCTTGGCTGAAGAGCGTGATTGGTTCGGTTTAGGGAGCAGAATCATCATAACATCTAGAGATGAGCAACTGTTGCGAGCCTACGGGGTGCATGATGTGTATAACCCTACAACATTGGATGACTTTGAAGCCCTACGGCTTTTAAGTTTGAAAGCTTTCAAAAGTGATACACCAAAAGATGATTTCATGTCGCCTTCCCAAAGTGTTGTGAAATATGCTGGTGGCCTTCCATTAGCTCTTGAAGTTTTGGGCTCTTTTCTTTGTGGTAGAGATGCAGATCAATGGAGACATGCCATAGATAGACTTAAAAGTGAACCTGAGGAAGAAATTCACAGTCGTCTTACAATAAGCTTTGATggattaaaggaaaaagagaagaatatATTTCTAGATATCGCACATTTCTTCGAAGGGTGGGACAGATTTATTGTAACAAAAATATTGGATGGCTGTGGGTATCGTGCAGGTATTGGACTACCTGTTCTGATTGAGAGATCTCTCATAACACTTGAAGACAACAAAATTTGGATGCATGATTTGCTACAAGAGATGGGAAGAAATATTGTTAGGCAAAAGTCTCCCAATGAGCCTGGCAAACGATGTAGATTGTCAGAGGAAAGTGATGTACATCAAGTGCTAACACAAAATTCG GGTACAGAAGCGATTGAAGGCATGGTCATCAACAGCACTATATG GGAACAAAAGGAGACTTTCACCTTGAATGCTGATGCCTTCTCGAAGATGAAAAAACTAAGATTGCTCATGGTTCATGATCTCCTTAAATCTTGTGATCTCACATATCTTTCTAATGAGTTACGGCTTTTGGAGTGGTCTGGATGGCCTTTAAAATCATTGCCTTGGGACTTCCAACCAGACAACCTTGTTACACTTCTCTTACCTGATAGCTGCATTCAACAACTATGGAACGGAGATAGA cttttaaataaattgaaattccttGACCTCCAAGGCTCCCGAAAGCTGATCAGGACACCAGACTTCACAAGGATCAAAAATTTGGAAAGTCTGAATTTGGAAGGCTGTACCAACTTAGTACAGGTCCATCCATCCATCGCATTTTTACCCAAGCTTAAACTTTTGAATTTAAGAAACTGTGTAAGTCTTAGGAGTCTCTCAATCAGTAATGATATGGAGTCTCTTGAAACATTGATTCTTGCAGGCTGCAAGAATCTTAAAAGGTTTTCAGAGATCATCGGAAAAAGGGAACATTTGCTGGAGCTCCATTTAGATGGCACAAGTGTGGAAGAACTTCCTCCTTCAGCTGGAAATCTCAGCAGCCTAAAAGTTCTTAATCTCTCGGGCTGCTCTGTACTTGAAAATTCACCACCATCCTTCCTACAGAGGATATATAAAAAGGGATGCGAAGTACTACTATCAAGTTTGAATCCCatgcttttaaaaaaaggttCGAATTTCATGGCTCTGACGTTACCTTGTTTATCAAGCTTGAGTTCTTTAAGAGAGTTGAATATAAGCGGCATGAATCTTTGTGAAGGGGATCTTCCTGGTGATATATGTTGCTTATCCTCATTAGAAGAACTGATTCTTAATCATAACAATTTCGTCAGCCTACCTGCGAATCTTAGTCAACTTACCAAGCTTTATTGTCTCCAATTGATGGGTTGTAGTAAGCTTGAAACATTGCCTCAGCTTCCATCAAGTGTACAAGGCCTAATGCTAGATGGTTGCACTTCATTGCAAAGAGTTCCAAATCTGACAAATCCACATAATCCATCATGGGTGACATGGTTTTATGGTGTTAATTGCTTCAAATTGGCTGCGAATAATAATGCACTAAGAATGCTAAAAGGATATCTTAAG ACATTTGCGAATGCAGGAACACGTGTTGACATCGTTATACCTggaagtgaaatttttgaatggTTTAATCACCAGAGTGAGAAATGTTCAATAATGATACCCATTTTACAGAATGATGTTCAGTGGATGGGATTTGCCTTGTGCTGTGTTGTCGTGCCCGCCTCCAATAATGTTGATTGGACGGAAGAAGACATTACATGTCGTGTTACAATCCATTTTGAAGATCTTACATTTAAGTCATGTACTCATTGGATAGGTTTTAATACCCAGACCTCCAAGGACCACCTCTGCCTATGGTATTTGCCTGTTGAAAAATTGCTTCATGACCAATTTGGGAATTTGCAGAGCAGAGATTGGATACAGAGTTGTATTGGAATCGAGTTTTTATTCGATATCGATGGCATGGGTAACAAGGTGAACAAGTGTGGGGCTCGATTAGTGTATCCAAGTGATTTGGAGGACTTGGACCCAATAGTGGAGCAGCCtagcaagaaaagaaaaagatacaaTAAAGATACGATTGATGGATCAACAG GCTGCAAGAATCTTAAAAGGATTTCAGAGATTACCGGGAAAATGAAACATTTGCGGGACCTCCATTTAGATGGCACAAGCATGGAAGAACTTCCTTCTTCAGTTGGAAATCTCAGCAGCCTAAAAGTTCTTAATCTCTCGGGCTGCTCTGTACTTGAAAATTCACCACCATCCTTCCTACAAAGGATATATAAGAAGGGATGCGAAGTACTACTATCAAGTTTGAATCCCatgcttttaaaaaaaggttCGAATTTCATGGCTCTGACGTTACCTTGTTTATCAAGCTTGAGTTCTTTAAGAGAGTTGAATATAAGCGGCATGAATCTTTGTGAAGGGGATCTTCCTAGTGATATATGTTGCTTATCCTCATTAGAAGAACTGATTCTTAGTCATAACAATTTCGTCAGCCTACCTGCGAATCTTAGTCAACTTACCAAGCTTTATTGTCTCCAATTGATGGGTTGTAGTAAGCTTGAAACATTGCCTCAGCTTCCATCAAGTGTACAAGGCCTAATGTTAGATGGTTGCACTTCATTGCAAAGAGTTCCAAATCCGACAAATCCACATAATCCATCGTGGGTGACATGGTTTTATGGTGTTAATTGCTTCAAATTCGCTGCGAACAATAATGCACTAAGAATGCTAAAGGGATATCTTAAG ACATATGCGAATGCAAGAATACGTTTAGACATTGTTATACCTGGAAGCGAAATTTTTGAATGGTTTAGTCACCAGAGTGAGAAATGTTCAATAATGATACCCATTTTACAGAATGATATTCAGTGGATAGGAGTTGCCTTGTGTTGTGTTCTTGTGCCTGCCTCTAATAATGTTGATTGGACGGAGGAAGAAATTCCATGTATTACTAGAATCCATTTTGAAGATCTTACAGTTGAGTCACGTACTGATACTATAGCTTTTAATACCCAGACCTCCAAGGACCACCTCTGGCTATGGTATTTGCCTGTTGAATATTTGCTTCATGACCAATTTGGGAATTTACAGAGCAGAGATTGGATACAGAGTTGTATGGGAATTGAGTTTTTATTCGATACCTCTGGCATTGGTAACAAGGTGAACAAGTGTGGGGCTCGATTAGTGTATCCAAGTGATTTGGAGGACTTGGACCCAATAGTGGAACAGCCtagcaagaaaagaaaaagatacaaTAAAGATACGATTGATGGATCAACAG GTTGA